A single window of Zea mays cultivar B73 chromosome 10, Zm-B73-REFERENCE-NAM-5.0, whole genome shotgun sequence DNA harbors:
- the LOC103655601 gene encoding atherin-like — MLERPLRSLHRRLLAGTRRRAPPPPARPRAPACSPEHAAALAPPPPPLARPRAPRARLLAPPPPGRRLLGCAPACSAGARLLAPPPPARRAPACSAGARSLHRRLLVRRRARLLGRLPAAGCSATPHPVVSVPPRPLLARPGSASHRPRFRMSKKVKQLAKGLARRASIFGRKEDLVFQGTSSSSSRRRALLEHVPELQGQAVGIQRNEDEPEDEEETEEWRQVEDEEETGWGEWPNDGGSGVGGASGSREGEAGVSGGGSGSGGVGGSTRVRKPRKTSWVPPPKEPVNKVEIIPSGDGAWIGD; from the exons ATGCTTGAG CGCCCGCTACGCAGTCTCCACCGCCGTCTGCTCGCCGGAACGCGCCGCCGCGCTCCACCGCCGCCTGCTCGCCCCCGTGCGCCCGCCTGCTCGCCGGAACACGCCGCCGCGCTCgccccgcctccaccaccgcttgcTCGGCCGCGCGCTCCGCGCGCCCGCCTGCTCGCTCCACCGCCGCCCGGTCGCCGCCTGCTCGGCTGTGCGCCCGCCTGCTCGGCCGGCGCCCGCCTGCTCGCTCCACCGCCGCCcgctcgccgcgcgcccgcctgctCGGCCGGCGCTCGCTCGCTCCACCGCCGCCTGCTCGTCCGCCGACGTGCCCGTCTGCTCGGCCGCCTCCCCGCCGCCGGGTGCTCAGCCACCCCACATCCCGTCGTCTCCGTTCCGCCCCGCCCGCTACTCGCCCGGCCCGGCTCCGCCAGTCACCGTCCTCGCTTCAG GATGTCTAAAAAGGTCAAGCAGCTCGCTAAGGGACTAGCGAGGAGAGCCTCCATTTTTGGGAGAAAGGAGGACTTAGTGTTCCAAGGCACTAGTTCAAGCTCGAGCAGGCGTAGAGCTTTGTTGGAGCATGTTCCAGAGTTGCAGGGTCAGGCAGTCGGCATACAGAGGAATGAG gATGAGCCTGAAGATGAGGAAGAGACAGAGGAGTGGAGACAAGTGGAAGATGAGGAAGAGACAGGGTGGGGTGAATGGCCCAATGATGGAGGGTCGGGAGTTGGGGGAGCTAGTGGGTCAAGGGAAGGAGAAGCTGGTGTTTCAGGAGGAGGTTCTGGAAGCGGGGGAGTTGGAGGGTCTACACGGGTCCGGAAGCCGCGGAAGACTAGTTGGGTCCCCCCTCCTAAAGAACCAGTTAACAAGGTTGAGATAATCCCGAGTGGAGATGG GGCTTGGATTGGTGATTGA
- the LOC109943001 gene encoding putative F-box/LRR-repeat protein 23 — protein MDASEETRDWAELPRDALLAVFHSLQHADVLMRAGQVCRPWRRAAREEPELWRRIDLRRRAALSTSILYHLDVMARTAVTCSAGQCEAFWAEDFVDDTFIFFLSHRATGLRSLRLISCNISKQAALNEAITRFSMLEELELSLCSGATTASGHYNLADTCTAAAKACRNLKCLRLNKYRFHRRSGYDGDSEAMEIAKMRGLRCLQLFGNSLGNAGLAAILAGCAHLESLDIRHCFNVEVNDETRVMCARLQTLKLPDDSMDGYDLSFGNPEMNAGIPGLDFPHNAEMNFGFRGDILWDSW, from the exons ATGGATGCGAGCGAGGAGACAAGGGATTGGGCGGAGTTGCCGAGGGACGCCCTACTGGCCGTGTTCCATAGTCTGCAGCATGCGGACGTACTCATGAGGGCCGGGCAGGTGTGCCGGCCCTGGCGCCGCGCGGCGCGGGAGGAGCCCGAGCTGTGGCGCCGCATCGACCTGCGCCGCCGCGCTGCGCTCTCCACGTCCATCCTCTACCATCTCGACGTGATGGCGCGCACTGCAGTGACGTGTAGCGCAGGCCAGTGCGAGGCCTTCTGGGCCGAGGACTTcgtcgacgacaccttcatcttcttcctcagtCACCG GGCTACCGGgctgaggagcctccgcctcataTCCTGCAACATCTCGAAGCAGGCGGCCCTCAACGAAGCAATAACGCGGTTCTCCATGCTTGAGGAGCTAGAGCTGTCACTCTGCTCAGGCGCCACCACCGCCTCCGGGCACTACAACCTCGCCGACACCTGCACGGCCGCAGCCAAGGCCTGCCGGAACCTGAAGTGCCTCCGGCTGAACAAATACCGGTTCCACCGGCGGTCAGGCTACGACGGCGACAGCGAAGCCATGGAGATCGCCAAGATGCGCGGCCTCCGGTGCCTGCAACTCTTCGGCAACAGCCTCGGCAACGCCGGCCTCGCGGCTATCCTCGCAGGCTGCGCGCATCTGGAGTCCCTCGACATCCGCCACTGTTTCAACGTTGAGGTGAATGATGAGACGCGCGTCATGTGTGCTAGGCTGCAGACGCTGAAGCTACCAGACGACTCCATGGACGGCTACGACCTCAGCTTTGGCAACCCTGAGATGAACGCAGGGATCCCTGGTTTGGATTTTCCCCACAATGCTGAAATGAACTTCGGTTTTCGTGGAGATATACTCTGGGATTCATGGTAG